A single window of Vogesella indigofera DNA harbors:
- the flhB gene encoding flagellar biosynthesis protein FlhB codes for MAEDSDKEDRTESPSARKLEQAREDGNVPRSRELNTFAVTMAGLALLIATGGQLFTAMKESMIAWFTFNQESLRDPLVIMERLRQSVQDTLLQMAPLLGGLLLVAALTPLLIGGWNFTSKGFMPNFGKLNPLSGIKRLFSVNAATEGLKAVLKSALIGGVATWTIWNERDELMGLISMPLDGALLKLVALMEHTFLVVVGAMLLLVVLDVPFQLWQYHKNLRMTKDEVKQEYKQQEGSPEVKGRIRQLQREAARKRMMQEIPNANVIVTNPTHYAVAFKYDEEMAAPVLIAKGSLKLAERIINAGQEHRIAILRAPSFARALYFNVELGEQIPSQLYTAAAQVLAYIHQLKHFEQSGGLAPVFPEQLDVPAELDPESKRQQHTPPKT; via the coding sequence ATGGCTGAAGACTCAGACAAGGAAGATCGCACCGAATCACCCTCGGCGCGAAAACTCGAACAGGCGCGCGAGGACGGCAACGTCCCGCGCTCGCGCGAGCTGAACACTTTTGCCGTCACCATGGCAGGCTTGGCCCTGCTCATCGCCACTGGCGGCCAGCTGTTCACCGCCATGAAGGAAAGCATGATCGCCTGGTTTACCTTCAACCAGGAAAGCCTGCGCGACCCGCTGGTCATCATGGAGCGGCTGCGGCAGAGCGTGCAGGACACCCTGCTGCAAATGGCGCCGCTGCTGGGCGGGCTGCTGCTGGTGGCGGCGCTGACACCGCTGCTGATCGGCGGCTGGAACTTCACCAGCAAGGGCTTCATGCCCAATTTCGGCAAGCTCAACCCGCTCAGCGGCATCAAGCGGCTGTTCTCGGTCAATGCCGCCACCGAAGGGCTAAAGGCGGTGCTGAAAAGCGCGCTGATCGGCGGCGTCGCCACCTGGACAATCTGGAACGAGCGCGACGAGCTGATGGGGCTGATCAGCATGCCGCTGGATGGTGCGCTGCTGAAACTGGTGGCGCTGATGGAGCACACCTTTCTGGTGGTGGTCGGTGCCATGCTGCTGCTGGTGGTACTGGATGTACCGTTCCAGCTATGGCAGTACCACAAGAACCTGCGCATGACCAAGGATGAAGTGAAGCAGGAATACAAGCAGCAGGAAGGTTCGCCCGAGGTCAAGGGCCGCATTCGCCAGCTGCAGCGCGAGGCGGCACGCAAACGCATGATGCAGGAGATCCCGAACGCCAATGTAATTGTTACCAACCCGACTCACTATGCCGTTGCATTCAAGTATGATGAAGAAATGGCCGCTCCGGTGCTGATCGCCAAGGGCAGCCTGAAGCTGGCGGAACGCATCATCAACGCCGGCCAGGAACACCGTATCGCCATCCTGCGCGCGCCCAGCTTTGCCCGCGCGCTGTACTTCAACGTCGAGCTGGGCGAGCAGATTCCGTCGCAGCTGTATACCGCCGCCGCACAGGTGCTGGCCTATATTCACCAGCTGAAACACTTCGAGCAAAGCGGCGGTCTGGCCCCGGTGTTCCCCGAGCAGCTGGACGTCCCTGCCGAACTTGACCCCGAAAGCAAACGCCAGCAACATACGCCGCCAAAAACCTAA
- the flhA gene encoding flagellar biosynthesis protein FlhA: protein MNTLQDFLKKIDLNTLAGPVLIILVLAMMVLPLPPVLLDIFFTFNIAVSIIVLMVGINTREPLEFSSFPSVLLITTLLRLSLNVASSRVILLEGHNGSAAAGAVIESFAHFLIGDNVTIGIVVFIILTIINFVVITKGAGRIAEVSARFALDAMPGKQMAIDADLNAGLIGEDEARTRRAKIGEEANFFGSMDGASKFVRGDAVAGIMIIVINIVGGLIIGIVQHDLPVAEAAETYTLLTIGDGLVAQIPALIISTAAGMVVARVGTEKGLSEQLLGQMFANPTVLYLTAAVIGMLGLIPNMPHVAFLMIAAILAGSARWLEISAARRATQPAEIEVLPPAVLDQPLTEVSWKDVQPVDALGLEVGYRLIPLVDREQDGELLRRIRGIRKKMAQELGFLVPPVHIRDNLEIRPNAYRILLKGVEVGSGEAFVGQFMAINPGQVSGELQGSPTTDPAFGLPAIWIDASKRDEAQTLGYTVVDASTVVATHLSNLLQTHAAELLGREEVQALIDHQAKEAPKLIEDLVPKVVPIGTLQKVLQQLLTDGIHLRDFRTIIETLADHVGVTADIDELTSAVRTALSRAIVQQLFPGEQELPLMTLDPQLEGILLQAVQSKGGGLEPGLAENLLANAAEQSEQVENQGFNPVLLTPPALRPLLARFLRRALPQLRVISHNEIPDSKSIRIIAVIGGSKS, encoded by the coding sequence ATGAACACACTGCAGGACTTCCTGAAAAAGATTGATCTGAACACCCTGGCAGGCCCGGTCCTGATCATCCTGGTACTGGCCATGATGGTGTTGCCGCTGCCGCCGGTGCTGCTGGACATCTTCTTTACCTTCAATATTGCCGTCTCCATCATCGTGCTGATGGTGGGTATCAACACGCGCGAACCGCTGGAATTCTCCTCCTTTCCCTCGGTGCTGCTGATCACCACCCTGCTGCGCCTGTCGCTGAACGTGGCCAGTAGCCGGGTGATCCTGCTGGAAGGCCATAACGGCTCCGCCGCCGCCGGCGCGGTGATCGAATCCTTTGCCCACTTCCTGATTGGCGACAACGTTACCATCGGTATCGTGGTGTTCATCATCCTTACCATCATCAACTTCGTGGTGATCACCAAGGGTGCCGGCCGGATCGCCGAAGTCTCGGCCCGCTTCGCGCTGGACGCGATGCCCGGCAAGCAGATGGCGATCGATGCCGACCTCAACGCCGGCCTGATCGGCGAGGACGAGGCGCGTACCCGCCGCGCCAAGATCGGCGAAGAGGCCAACTTCTTCGGCTCGATGGACGGTGCCTCCAAGTTCGTGCGCGGCGATGCCGTGGCCGGCATCATGATCATCGTGATCAACATCGTCGGCGGCTTGATCATCGGCATCGTACAGCACGACCTGCCGGTGGCCGAGGCCGCCGAAACCTATACCCTGCTCACCATCGGCGACGGCCTGGTGGCACAGATCCCGGCGCTGATCATCTCCACCGCCGCCGGCATGGTGGTAGCACGGGTCGGCACCGAAAAAGGTCTGTCGGAACAACTGCTGGGGCAGATGTTCGCCAACCCGACGGTGCTGTACCTCACCGCCGCGGTGATCGGCATGCTGGGCCTGATCCCGAACATGCCGCACGTTGCCTTCCTGATGATCGCTGCCATTCTCGCCGGCAGTGCCCGCTGGCTGGAAATCAGCGCCGCGCGCCGCGCCACGCAGCCAGCCGAAATCGAAGTGCTGCCACCGGCGGTGCTGGACCAGCCGCTGACCGAAGTCAGCTGGAAAGACGTGCAGCCGGTCGATGCCCTCGGGCTGGAGGTCGGCTACCGTCTGATCCCGCTGGTCGATCGCGAACAGGACGGCGAGCTGCTGCGCCGCATCCGCGGCATCCGCAAGAAAATGGCGCAGGAACTCGGCTTCCTGGTGCCGCCGGTCCACATCCGCGACAACCTGGAAATCCGCCCCAACGCCTACCGCATCCTGCTCAAGGGCGTGGAAGTGGGCAGTGGCGAGGCTTTCGTCGGCCAGTTCATGGCCATCAACCCCGGCCAGGTCAGCGGCGAGCTGCAAGGCAGCCCGACGACCGATCCGGCCTTTGGCCTGCCGGCAATCTGGATCGATGCCAGCAAACGCGACGAGGCGCAGACGCTGGGCTATACCGTGGTCGACGCCAGCACCGTGGTCGCCACCCACCTGTCCAACCTGCTGCAGACCCACGCTGCCGAACTGCTCGGCCGCGAGGAAGTGCAGGCGCTGATCGACCACCAGGCCAAGGAAGCGCCGAAACTGATCGAGGACCTGGTACCGAAGGTGGTACCGATCGGCACCCTGCAGAAAGTGCTGCAGCAGCTCTTGACCGACGGCATCCACCTGCGCGACTTCCGTACCATCATCGAGACGCTGGCCGATCACGTCGGCGTTACCGCCGACATCGACGAACTGACCTCGGCGGTGCGTACCGCGCTGTCGCGCGCCATCGTGCAGCAGCTGTTCCCCGGCGAGCAGGAGCTGCCGCTGATGACGCTGGACCCGCAGCTGGAAGGCATCCTGCTGCAGGCGGTACAGAGCAAGGGCGGCGGTCTGGAGCCGGGGCTGGCGGAAAACCTGCTGGCCAATGCCGCGGAACAATCGGAACAAGTCGAAAACCAGGGCTTTAATCCCGTATTATTGACCCCACCGGCATTACGGCCTTTGCTGGCACGCTTTCTGCGCCGTGCCCTGCCGCAGTTACGCGTGATTTCGCATAATGAAATACCGGACAGCAAATCCATTCGTATAATTGCGGTGATCGGGGGGAGCAAAAGCTAA
- the flhF gene encoding flagellar biosynthesis protein FlhF has translation MVVRKFYGKTTRDALRQVREELGADALILSNRPTLGGGVEIMAVADADVSALATTLTPPSQPKHPPRNAPTPSPVPAPAAAGGSMNRAIARTYAMPVEPLEAPAVPTPPPPPPQAKASTEPKPFLAHVQGNSPPPKAAPQPQVAPARPAANLASNSDVEREQMAQELKQIGDEIKQLRSLLQSQLAGFAWSDMEQRTPNRAELFRHLLTAGFSSTLIRQLTQKLPPQYEGDVAQKWARSALIHNLKCMDPQHDPIERGGIYALVGPTGVGKTTTVAKLAARATMRHGAQNVALITTDTYRIGAQDQLRIYGKILGVPVFSVQNEGDLQLTLADLAQRKIVLIDTVGMGQRDARVQAQLDMFNQTGRPVERLLLLAANADGHTLEDVVRHYRGDGLAGAILSKIDEALMLGPGLDVVIRHRLRLFYVTNGQRVPEDIHAAHAELLIDRALRAAQLASPFNPESDEMAMLNAAQSGWLS, from the coding sequence ATGGTGGTCAGAAAGTTCTACGGCAAAACAACACGGGATGCGCTACGCCAGGTTCGCGAAGAACTGGGCGCCGATGCGCTGATCCTGTCCAACCGCCCTACCCTGGGCGGTGGCGTAGAGATCATGGCCGTCGCCGATGCCGACGTGTCCGCGCTGGCCACCACCCTGACGCCGCCGTCGCAGCCGAAACACCCGCCGCGCAATGCGCCGACACCGTCACCGGTGCCCGCGCCCGCCGCCGCGGGCGGCAGCATGAACCGCGCCATCGCCCGCACCTACGCGATGCCGGTGGAGCCACTGGAAGCGCCGGCGGTGCCGACACCGCCACCACCACCGCCGCAGGCAAAAGCCAGCACCGAACCGAAACCGTTCCTCGCCCACGTGCAGGGCAACAGCCCGCCACCGAAGGCGGCACCACAGCCGCAAGTTGCGCCGGCCCGGCCTGCGGCCAACCTTGCCAGCAACAGCGACGTCGAGCGCGAGCAAATGGCGCAGGAACTGAAACAGATCGGCGACGAGATCAAGCAGCTGCGCAGCCTGCTGCAAAGCCAGCTGGCCGGTTTTGCTTGGTCGGACATGGAGCAGCGCACACCCAACCGTGCCGAGCTGTTCCGGCACCTGCTCACCGCCGGCTTCAGCTCGACGCTGATCCGCCAGCTGACACAGAAGCTGCCGCCACAGTACGAAGGTGATGTCGCGCAGAAGTGGGCGCGTTCGGCGCTGATCCACAACCTGAAGTGCATGGACCCGCAACACGATCCGATCGAGCGTGGCGGCATCTACGCGCTGGTCGGCCCCACCGGCGTCGGCAAAACCACCACCGTCGCCAAGCTGGCCGCCCGCGCCACCATGCGCCACGGCGCGCAGAATGTGGCGCTGATCACCACCGACACCTACCGGATTGGCGCCCAGGACCAGCTGCGCATCTACGGCAAGATCCTCGGCGTGCCGGTGTTCTCGGTGCAGAACGAAGGCGACCTGCAGCTGACGCTGGCTGATCTGGCGCAGCGCAAGATCGTGCTGATCGACACCGTCGGCATGGGCCAGCGCGACGCGCGGGTGCAGGCGCAGCTGGACATGTTCAACCAGACCGGCCGCCCGGTGGAGCGCCTGCTGCTGCTGGCCGCCAACGCCGACGGTCACACACTGGAAGACGTGGTGCGCCACTACCGCGGCGACGGCCTCGCCGGTGCCATCCTGTCCAAGATCGACGAGGCGCTGATGCTGGGACCGGGGCTGGACGTCGTCATCCGCCACCGCCTGCGCCTGTTCTACGTCACCAACGGCCAGCGCGTGCCGGAAGACATCCATGCCGCCCATGCCGAGCTACTGATCGACCGCGCGCTGCGCGCCGCACAGCTGGCCTCGCCGTTCAATCCGGAAAGCGATGAAATGGCGATGCTCAATGCCGCGCAGTCCGGCTGGCTGTCATGA
- a CDS encoding MinD/ParA family ATP-binding protein, producing MSVLDQASGLRRQAQHDYPPSFAFFGADHCGQSTVAGELAAALALQRQRPLLIEHRNGQQLARRLGLPAAGTLGSVAVSLGDLNELMVSNRHGLTLVNLAASVDERTRLSPRIWRRLINEFASVEQDAALLLLDTPSLSEDPGPCCIADNLVLVLTPSSDSLMGGYAQLKRLAQDYARRRFNVLVNRAANFDEAQAIFSRLQRVAGDYLPVGLRWVGFVPDDNTIRKSQTLRRPVVEAFPDSEAAHAYLQLAQMLPQWHAPDDDTPRGSYLEHLLMTSKALADLTGH from the coding sequence ATGAGCGTGCTGGATCAGGCTTCCGGTCTGCGCCGCCAGGCACAGCACGACTACCCGCCGTCCTTCGCCTTTTTCGGCGCCGACCACTGCGGCCAGAGCACCGTCGCCGGCGAACTGGCGGCGGCGCTGGCGCTGCAGCGGCAACGCCCGCTGCTGATCGAGCACCGTAACGGCCAGCAACTGGCGCGTCGCCTCGGCTTGCCGGCGGCCGGCACGCTGGGCAGCGTCGCGGTGAGTCTCGGCGATCTCAACGAACTGATGGTCAGCAACCGCCACGGCCTGACCCTGGTCAACCTCGCCGCCAGCGTCGACGAGCGCACGCGGCTGTCGCCGCGCATCTGGCGCCGCCTGATCAACGAATTCGCATCGGTGGAACAGGACGCGGCACTGCTGCTGCTGGATACCCCGTCGCTGAGCGAAGACCCCGGCCCCTGCTGCATCGCCGACAACCTGGTGCTGGTGCTGACCCCGTCCTCCGACAGCCTGATGGGCGGCTACGCGCAGCTGAAGCGGCTGGCACAGGACTACGCGCGCCGCCGCTTCAACGTGCTGGTCAACCGTGCGGCCAACTTTGACGAGGCGCAGGCGATCTTCAGCCGCCTGCAGCGCGTGGCCGGTGACTACCTGCCGGTCGGCCTGCGCTGGGTCGGCTTCGTCCCTGATGACAACACCATCAGAAAGAGTCAGACTTTACGGCGCCCGGTGGTGGAGGCGTTTCCGGACAGCGAGGCCGCGCACGCCTACCTGCAGCTGGCGCAGATGCTGCCGCAGTGGCACGCGCCCGACGACGACACCCCGCGCGGCAGTTATCTCGAACATCTTTTAATGACAAGCAAAGCGCTTGCAGATTTGACAGGTCATTAA
- a CDS encoding RNA polymerase sigma factor FliA, with protein MAVANKWQAYQQHSQRETIDINQHAPLVKKLASLMMARLPASVDINDLIQVGTIGLIEAARQFDSAQGVLFETFASQRIRGAMLDELRREDWLPRQARRNVRQIESAIHQLEQQLGRSPAESEIADSLSMPLSDYQAMLAECKGLTLVHFEDFHDDEGNGSKQIDNIVDGDAATPLDNLAEDHFRSALIDAIKLLPERDQLVMSLYYEQDLNLKEIGAVLGVSESRVSQLHSQAIARLRTRLRDWT; from the coding sequence ATGGCAGTAGCAAATAAATGGCAGGCCTATCAGCAGCACAGCCAGCGCGAAACCATCGACATCAACCAGCACGCACCGCTGGTCAAGAAACTGGCCAGCCTGATGATGGCGCGGCTGCCGGCCAGCGTCGACATCAACGACCTGATCCAGGTTGGCACCATCGGCCTGATCGAGGCCGCGCGCCAGTTCGACAGCGCGCAGGGCGTGCTGTTCGAAACCTTCGCCAGCCAGCGCATCCGCGGTGCGATGCTGGACGAGCTGCGCCGCGAGGACTGGCTGCCGCGCCAGGCGCGACGCAATGTGCGCCAGATCGAAAGCGCCATCCACCAGCTGGAACAGCAGCTGGGACGCAGCCCGGCGGAAAGCGAGATCGCCGACAGCCTATCCATGCCGCTGAGCGACTACCAGGCGATGCTGGCCGAGTGCAAGGGGCTGACCCTGGTGCACTTCGAGGACTTCCACGATGACGAAGGCAATGGCAGCAAGCAGATCGACAACATCGTCGACGGCGACGCCGCCACCCCGCTGGACAACCTCGCCGAAGACCACTTTCGCAGCGCGCTGATCGACGCCATCAAGCTGCTGCCGGAGCGCGACCAGCTGGTGATGAGCTTGTACTACGAGCAGGACCTCAACCTGAAAGAAATCGGCGCCGTGCTGGGCGTCTCCGAATCCCGCGTCTCGCAGCTGCACAGCCAGGCCATCGCCCGCCTGCGCACGCGTCTGCGCGACTGGACCTGA
- a CDS encoding flagellar motor protein: protein MDKISLIAIIGGLTAILAGQALEGGHIGSLIQVTAFMIVIGGTFSAVMLQSTPKQFLTGLRMAGWVLRPPVHDQEKLIRDLVSWSQAARRGGLLSLEGYINNQKDPFVRKGLQMLVDGAEPQIIRDVLETEIGIFEHARKQAAKIWESAGGYAPTMGILGAVLGLIHVMENLSDPSKLGGGIAVAFVATVYGVGIANLFLLPIANKLKNLISLEVNLKELTLEGLIAIANGENPRIIEARLRSFLGLND from the coding sequence GTGGATAAAATCAGCCTCATAGCCATCATCGGCGGCCTGACCGCCATTCTGGCCGGACAAGCACTGGAAGGCGGCCATATCGGCTCGCTGATCCAGGTCACCGCCTTCATGATCGTCATCGGCGGCACCTTCAGCGCGGTGATGCTGCAGTCGACGCCGAAGCAGTTCCTCACCGGCCTGCGCATGGCCGGCTGGGTGCTGCGCCCGCCGGTGCACGACCAGGAAAAGCTGATCCGCGACCTGGTCAGCTGGAGCCAGGCGGCACGCCGCGGCGGCCTGCTGTCGCTGGAAGGCTATATCAACAACCAGAAGGACCCGTTCGTGCGCAAGGGGCTGCAGATGCTGGTCGACGGCGCCGAGCCGCAGATCATCCGCGACGTGCTGGAAACCGAGATCGGCATCTTCGAGCACGCGCGCAAGCAGGCGGCCAAGATCTGGGAGTCCGCTGGCGGCTACGCGCCGACGATGGGCATTCTCGGCGCGGTGCTGGGCCTGATCCACGTAATGGAAAACCTGTCCGATCCGTCCAAGCTCGGCGGCGGCATCGCGGTGGCCTTCGTCGCCACCGTGTACGGTGTCGGCATCGCCAACCTGTTCCTGCTGCCGATCGCCAACAAGCTGAAAAACCTGATCAGCCTGGAGGTCAATCTCAAGGAGCTGACGCTGGAAGGCCTGATCGCCATCGCCAATGGCGAGAACCCGCGCATCATCGAGGCCCGCCTGCGCAGCTTCCTCGGCCTCAACGACTGA